A stretch of DNA from Salmo trutta chromosome 12, fSalTru1.1, whole genome shotgun sequence:
aacggggttcagCATgatcattcaaagactcaatcatggacactcttcctgacagttgtggctgctttgtatgacttgttgtctctaccttcttgccctttgtgctgatgtctgtgcccaataatgtgtgtaccctgttttgtgctgctaccatattgttgctaccatgctgtgttgtcatgttttctgccatgctatgttgtcttaggtctctctttatgtagtgttgtgatgtgtgttttgtcctatatttttatttaatacatttttaatcccagccgccgtccccgcaggaggccttttgccttttggtaggctgtcattgtaaataagaatttgttcttaaatgacttgcctagttaaataaaacgttaaataaagtaaattacacaggtgcaccttgtgctggggacagtaaaatgCCACTAAAATATGacgttttgtcacaacacaatgccacagatgtctcaagttaagGGAGTGCTCAAATTGGCAAGGTCGACTGCAGGAtggtccaccagagttgttgccagagaattgaatgttcagttctctaccataagcaacatcattttaaagaatttgacagtacgtccaaccggtctcacaacctcggaccacatgtaaccacgccaggccaggacctccatatccagcttcttcacctgcgggatcgtctgagaccagccaccgggacagctgatgaaactgtgggttggCACAAACAAAGAATCTCTGTACCatctgtcagaaaccatctcaaggaagctcatctgcatgctcgtagtcctcaccagggtcttgacctgcaGTTCAGCgtcataactgacttcagtgggcaaatgctcaccattGATGGTCACTGGCACGCTAGAGAAGTGTGCTCATGGATAAATCGTGgtttcaacgttgtgaacagagtgccccattgtggcggtggggttatggtatgggcaggcataagctacggacaacaaacacaattgcattttatcgatggcaatttgaatgcagagagataccgtgacgagatcctgaggaccattgtcgtgccattcatccaccgccatcacctcatgtttcagcatggtaatgcataggcccatgttgcaaggatctgtacacagttcctgaagctgaaaatgtcccagttcttccatggcctgcaaagtcacccattaagcatgtttggtacactctggatcaatgtgtacgacagcatgttccagttcccgccaatatccagcaacttcgcacagccattaaagaggagtgggacaactaTCCACAGGCAACAATCAAAAGCCTGATCAtttctatgcgaaggagatgtcatgctgcatgaggcaaatggtggtcacaccagatactgactggttttctgatccatgcccctacttaaaaaaaaaaaaaagtagtcaattagggcctaatgaatttatttaaagtgactgatttattgtccccagcacaaggtgcacctgtgtaattaatgttattttatttaactaggcaagtcagctaagaacaaattcttatttacagtaaactctttgaaattgttgcatgttgcgtttatatttttgttcagtgcataatgaccataatccattgcccGCCTACTTGTCccgtctgtgtttcttttacgcctgctacataAAAGAGAGAAGATTGCTGGATATACAGCAGATAGAGATCAGTTGATTTGGGAGGCATCTTTACCTGAAAATGCacgatctaagtgattgatagttggtattcagcagtcataaatgTAGGCCTTACATTGAAGTGATTGTCAGGCATCAGCTCAAATGTAactaaaatattttattaaagtaatgttaATAGATTATGGttaataagcagtaatgggcagtcactaccatcatgggacttgtattaattgttttattctgtgttacagcattcaatccacattttttttaaaagtgcaatttttttttaaataatcgaaccgacctcaaaaagcactaatcgctcagcactactgcCTGTTTATCGCTGTGAGTGTTttcctgtgtgtctgtgcattAGTGTGTGCCTATCTGtgggtgtgttacctggtcctgTTGGTAGATGTTAGGGGGTCCGGGGGAGGTGAAGTCTCTCAGGGTGGGAGTTCCAGGGGTGTTGGGGAAGTCAGAGAAACCTGACTGGCTGGAGTATCCTGTGCCTGCTGGATGAACACCACAAATATAAGGAcacgtttgtgtgcgtgtgtgtgcgcacacgcatctgtctgtctcctccctacctTGGCTGTTGTAGTCAGGTGTGTTCCTGCCCCCTGGTGGTTGACCCTGGTAGGGTGAGGCTGGTCCCAGGGCAGCGATCATCTCCATGACGCTGGGCATCATCATGTGACTGGGGCTGACCGTCCGGCAGCGTTTTAACACCGGCCCATCTGCTTCCTCCTTTATGTGGATATCTGGTTTGACGGGCACCGGCCTCCAGCCACACACTGGGTCAATGGTGATCTCCTCATAGTCTGAACTGAGGGAAGAGGTTAGACAAGGAAGAGCAAGATAAGGCAAACTGTAGACCTAATTATGGTTAAGCTAAAGAAAAACGAAATATGAACATAGTAGGGCAGGCAAATTCTGTTGATTTTCATTCTTCCCCTCTAAATGGACACCAGGTGGGttcaattaattatcaggtagaacagaaaaccagcgaGCAGTACTCCGGACCTCCAGGCTCAGATTTAAATACCCATGTAGTAGGGGATTTGCAGACAGACACTTACTTCTGTATGTATATTAGAATGCCCAACATGTACTGGTCCACTTCTAGGCCCTCCAGTAGCGCCGTCTTACTGTGGAGAGATACACATGGTCCAGATGACAAAAAAAACAGCAGGTCTTTGTCTATGGGAAAGATAAGGCATGCTAAAAAATATGTAAATTGTTGCGTTAACATACTTGCACACAGGGCATCTCCAGGTCCCTCTCTCACAGTTCAACTGCAGGTACGACTCCAGGTCAAAGCactgccgagagagagagagagacagaaagaggtttagggtgtgtgtgtgcggacgTTTGTCTCTCACAATATGTTAAGAGTGATGATATGCGCGTGTGTATGCGAGCACGTGTTTTCACCTGTATTTGTGCGTGTGCCTAGTCTCTCACCTGTATGTGTCTACAGTCGTGTCCACGTGCAGGCAGCTGGATGCGCCTGAAGGTGATAGGACATTTCAGGGAGACTTTGATTGCCGTCTGTTCCACACCGTCCTCTCCGTTCAGCCCTGGGGTCCCGGGGATGGTCCCACTACTGAAGTTCCTCTTAactgagaagagggagagaaagagagagggagaggaagagacaagAGAGCAGGGAAGAGAACAGGTGAGAATTGCAGTGAGAAGAAGTCTGTTTTTCTGAGAACCAACCAACCAGTcaggcgtatgtgtgtgtgttccactcaCTCTTAGTGACACAGTGCTCTGCAGGCAGTAGTCTCTTCTTCATTAATCCCTGAAGAACCGAGCGTACTGACGGCCTGTGGACCAGCTGCAACACAAACAGGTgggactagagagagagggtgagagagagagagagaaattggatTACAAACAAGTAAATATGTCCTTTCGTGACTAGATAAAGATATGGGAAAGAGGTCATATTTTGGTTGCTATCAAAGATCAGAACCAGATGAAGACTTAACAAAACATCCTTATACAACCAGCACGCAACCGGACTAGGACTTCATAAGGCATTTTTGCCTGTATGGTACTACTTACGCAGCAGCAGGCGGTGACAGTGATTTGGATGGTGTTGCGTCCCGGCTGACACACCTGCTTGAGGTAGAGGGGCTTGTGGGACGTCTTGTTGTCGCCCCTCTCGATGGTGAGCGGTGTGGCATTCACACTCACCTGTAAGCAAGGACCAGACACCTACATGACAGACAGGTGAATGGAGGATCGGCTAACACGCTAGTCACAGTCGTCACACTGGGCTCAGAGTAGGAGTTCTGACCTAGGATCAGCCCCCCCATCCATATAATCTTATTTGTTATGATTCAAAAGACACAATTAATcatagatcagcacttctactcgagacgctttatgaatacaggccctgggcCACCTTTAGTATAGGGTGCAATATTGTGGAATGTTTAGATAGAAATACGTTGTGCAGAAAAGACATGCAGAATAGAGATGTAGAGTAAGGAATCATCAGTTCTATTGATGGTATTGATcctctgtacagcactttgatatatcagctgatgtaagaagggctatataaataaatgtaatttctaCCTAAAACGTTCAGTTTGTTGCACCCTCCTGAACGCAACCCTGTCTAGCCAATGAAGTACTCAACTGGGAAGCCAATCAAGTTCAATGTCATCACCTTGCTAACCCAGATATAAGGCTGGATCTCCACTCCACTAGTTTTCCATAAAGGCTTCATGACTTCACCACCTGTATGGAGGGCTCCACACAGAGATGTCAGTGCATGGTAGAATGTGTGACTTTACGCAAGAGAGCAGTGAGAGCACTTGGGGGAGTATAAACCCAGCCTAACCCATTGTAATAGGGATGTATGTAAATGCACAAAGATCAGGttgtatgtaaaaaaatatatatatatcttaacaCACAAAACACTTATCTTGGGAAAGGTCTGTAATATTGTGTTTTGTTTGATGTGGCAtttacatctgtgtgtgtgtgattgtaccTGTAAGTGTGATTGTACCTGTACGGAGGCGGGCCAGTTAGTGTTCATCTGTCTGTCCTCATGGTGATAACACTTAAACTGCAGCTCCAGGTCAGGCCTAGAGGACACACATGCAGTCAACAGAtccacacaggcagacacatgaacacacacacgaacacacacagacacacacaccagaatcGTCAATtaataaatgtggaaaaaatccAAACTATGGTATTAAAACACTGGATCACGTCACAGTAACTGCTGCTTTGATTGGCTGAGAGGCGGTGGGCTCGGACCTCATCATGAGGGTCTTGTAGACGGAGTCTCGCAACTGGAAGGCATGGTTGCTGACTGCCAGGTTGTGTTCCAATCGGAACGGCTCAAGCACCACGCCGTCGCGCACCGGGAAGGTCAGCCGCAGGTCGTCGCTAGGGTTACCTGGAGGGTGAGGGGAGATGAGAGTATTTAAAGTACTCATTCGGCCCAGGGTCCTCTACATTAGGGAATGCAACAAAAAAAttatttcttattggacaagtccctTCCCGTTTCAGTCCTTTTTTCTTCCATTTGCTGTCTAATAAACACGACTCAGGTCTGATCTCTATATACATTTCCATCAATCCAATgagttagggctctattcaatccgtatcgtggAAGTTCAGCGTTACAGCGTCATTGAAATTTAAAtgcaatgttcccgcgttagtggatactgcattcacggtaaatgctgcatatgtcatCTCAAGCGGGGGGAaaaaatgacctttacatttctccagcgcaacctgtaacgcttcagcgatacagtttgaatagagcccttaataAAGGAGTGCTGAAGTAAGTGGGTCTCACCAGTGGGGGGCTGAAGGGAGTTGATGTTGGGCTTGACGTCAGGGCCTTGGGGGAGGTAGGGGGGCTTGGTGTCTGGTCCTGGCCCACCGGGGGAGAGGTAGGGGGGCATGCTGCCCGGAGTCATGGGAGGGGTGGGGTTACCACCCAGAGGAGAACTGGGGTACCCCGGCATCACCCGGCTACCCTgctgaaagagggagggagagagaatttgAAACATAGAAAAACATCATCCTATATAAGGCTAGGGCCACAAAGATGTACGGACACATGAAATTGTACATGAATTAATCAATTGTCGGTTTGTGTCCAATCAAAAGTTAAAACTCCAGTTAACCATTTTCGGACGCGTTACATACGGCATGAGGGCAGACATATTGTTTGTTTGACGGACAATCATCTCCGTCCATTATCTGTCAACGGATGACTCGTATTGAAAAACATTTATATCAATCTGTAATTTGCGGACACAAAAACCACAAATTACATTACATTTGCAAAGGACCCAAAAATTACAAAGGTCACACGGAAGCCTGGACAATGTCATGGAAACAAAAAGCACCATCTCCTCCACACTGCcaaggcgcgcacacacacacagacacagacaccagGTTGGCTTACCGCGTTGACAGCAGCCTGTGTGAAGGCATTGTAGCCTCCTGATGCTCCTGGTGGCATGTTACCCTGCTGCCCGTTATACTGCTGCTCctgctgaaaacacacacacaaacattaacaGGCAAaaatgatcctagatcagcactcctattctgagacgctttgtgaatacaggccctggtcagATTTGATGCTAGATCCTGTCTCTACACTATAAACATGTAATGGAGAAGTCTCTTTGGAGCCGGGTTCATACTGGCAGTGTGTTAAAAGACTCTAATCCTTTGAAATACACATTCATAGCTTAAcgcggcaatcagcagtagaaacaataatgAAGCATTTTTCCCTGCCCGTTTTGTTAAAAGCtgagggctggagaaatgtaaccactgaaATTCACAGACAGCactatagatgcaaggactgaccatccatgtcatcaaaattatagttttaaccaagTTTATAGgctgtatagtgtttgtttacatttactttgtttatagacattggagtaaaacaagtttatattttgagttttgatggggtacaacagttgaactaagacCGTGGGGCATTTAGAAGTCATGTTCTTCAAGAATGAAATGGGTACAtagcatttaaaaataaaataagcaactgctgattgctccTTTaactagtgtttgtgtgtgtggtcgcACTGTTTACCTTGTAGTACTGTGCAGGATTGGGTGGACCTTGCTGGTACTGCCCCATTGGGGGCATACGCTGGCTGGGGTGGTAGGAGGGGGACTGGGGCTGGTGCTGCTGGGGGCCGGGGGGATACTGGAGGGGCTGGCCACCGTGGTACGGAGACATCCCCCCTGAACCATACTGCTGCTGCCCTGGGAAACCCTgggggagggacagaggagaTATGGAAGGGATGAGTGTGTGGCAACTAGTAAACAATTTATGTGAAGTGTGTTAGTAAGTACCCATGTGTTTTCCAGCTTTGTACCTCTGATTGGTAGGGGCGTTTGAGCCCTTGTTGTTGGCCTCCTGGGTAGCCTGGGTGTTGCTGAGGCATCCTCTGGCCCTGACCCTGGGAGGGGTGCGAGGGGTACCCCATGCCCCCCATGGAGGGGTGCTGCCCGGGCCGGGACTGGATCATCCCACTGGGGCTCATGCCCGGGGGGCCGCGGGGGCCACCCTGCTGGGGGCCCTGGTGGGACAGGAACTGGGTACTGTAGGAGGGGCCTCCACCCAtctaaagagagagaagaggaggagaacaaGGGGGAAGGGAGGCTAGATGCTATAAAAatgcagagcacacacacacctagtggCAGAATTGGGGTTTGAATTGAAGTCAgttaattcaggaagtaaacagaaattccaattcaaacatagaaaaaagggcATATATTTCCAATGAGTTCTCAAACTGAAAAGGAGAAGctatttgtttgaaatgtgttagcatttttaaattaaaataatgTGTGACTTCAATTAGAATAGACATCAACCCTGATACACAATACTGTGGCAGGAGACAGAGAGCAAATTATGGAAGACTCCCTGTAGGATTTACAGTGTGGTTTCACCCTAGAGACAGAGTGTAGACGTGTAAACAGTCTGCTAGAAAATACTTATGTTCTCTCTCTAATCAAAGCCATGTCTCTGGAGTCTGgagaaagtgtgtgagtgtgagtgagtgagtgagtgagtgagtgagtgagtgagtgagtgagtgagtgagtgagtgagtgagtgagtgtgtgtgtgtggcagagctACTGAATGATATCAGCAAAATGTCCACGTTGTGGTCGTGTCGATAATTTGGGGTTTATCGTCCCAACTATAACACGCGTGCGCACAAACGAGGAGGCTTAGCCGCATACCTGGCCATAGTTCAGTTCCTGGTTCTGCTTCTCCTGGATGGCAGCAACAGTAGCCGTAGCAGTGGCGGTCGCCGTGGCAGCAGCAGCGGCAACCGCAGCGGCAGCAGCCTGGGTGAAGTCAGAGGGAGGGCGTTGGCCCATACCTCCTCCGCCACCACCATTATTAGAGTAACtaagatacagagacagagatagaattATTTGGAACTCACTCCCAAGGTCAAGCACTATAAACAATggcatttccttgattccttgagtcctctctcctcagctccttttccaaacccattggatgagaaggtcagaggggaaaGACCTCTAAGCTTCTCAACAAATGGGTTTGGAAAAGGAGGCAACTTGAGGAGAACGTAAGGAATTAATGAAATGCAATTAACATTATCCCCATGTGTTTGAACGACTGAATGGAGCCCTGGGTTGTTTTCATTCAGGCAATGAAAATGAACAACTTTAGCAAAATAGTTTGCAAAAGAAAATGAGCGTttcctatatacagttgaagtcataagtttacaagtctggttcatccttgggagcaatctccaaatgcctgaaggtaccacgttcatctgtaccaacaatagtatgcaagtacaaacaccatgggaccacgcagatgtcataccactcaggaaggagacgcgctctgtctcctagagatgaacgcactttggtgcgaaaagtgcaaatcaatcccagaacagcagcaagggaccttgtgaagatgctggaggaaacaggtacaaaagtatctgtatccacagtaaaacaagtcctatatcgacataacctgaaaggctgctcagcaaggaagaagccactgctccaaaacctccataaaaaagccagactacagtttgcaactgcacatgaggagaaagatcgtactttttggagaaatgtcctctggtctgatgaaacaaaaatagaactgtttggccataatgaccatcgttatgtttggaggaaaaggggggaggcttgcaagccaaagaacatcatcccaaccgtgaagcacgtgggtggcagcatcatgttgtgggggtgctttgctgcaggaaaatgatgtggatatattgaagcaacatctcaagacatcagtcaggaagctaaagcttgcttgcaaatgggtcttccaaatggacaatgaccccaagcatacttccaaagttgtggcaaaatggcttaaggacaacaacgtcaaggtattggagtggccatcacaaagctctgacctcaatcctatagaacatttgtgggcagaactgaaaaagtgtgtgaacaaggaggcctacaaacctgactcagttacaccagctcggtcaaaaggaatgggccaaaattcaaccaacttattgtgagaagcttgagAAAGGCTACCcgtaacgtttgacccaagttaaacaatttaaaggcaatgctaccaaacactaattgagtgtatgtaaacttctgacccactgggaatgtgatgaaagaaataaaagctgaaataaaatcactccactattattctgacatttcacattcttaaaatatagtggtgatcataactgacctaagacagggcatttttactctgattaaatgtcaggaattgtgaaaaactgagtttaaatgtatttggctaaggtgtatgtaaacttccaacttcaactgtatgttcaaGTAGTCTGTCCCTCTTTCAGTCTATTTTCTTCCATTTCATGCCTAGTGAACACTTCCCAGGTAGTACGTCTACATTTCACTCTGTTTGGTGCCCAATAAACAAGACCCTGGTGAACATATACCATAAAAACAAGTCAAAAGATGTTTACCTCTGTCCATATGGCGGTGCTTGGTTATAGGCGGTGTTGGGGCGGCCGTAAAGGCCTGGTTGTCCGTAGCCCTTATCACCATAGCTCTGGTACTGGTGGCTCATACCAGGACTCATCCCCCCACCGCCACCGCTGCTCTGCATCATGTGACCTCCAGAGTTCCCGCCCGGACCCATGGGCGCTCCAAACACCTAGACGGGGAAACACAGGAAGTGGACAGAAAGTGAGGTAGTGGAAACAGTAAAGTgttaaagaaaaagaaaaagtccATGTGACATCCCAGACTGTCTGCTTTACATATTAAATAATTAATGAATGTCATGTCATATCACATATTGCAATACCATTGATGCGGATTCTGATAGTTATACACTTCATTCAGGCCTTGTGAGTTTTGGTGCACAGCTGCTATGTAGGCAACCTGGAACGTGGCAAAAGATATTTGCTCTCCTTgataaattaaggttaaataaatagaTGGACTAGTTGAAAGGAGGGGATGATAGAATGATGGATTAGAGACAGTTAAGAAGGATGGGTgagagaaaggaaggaggagagCCATGATTGGCTGGTTGTTACCTGGCTGTGCGAGGGATTGGTCACGCCCCAGACGGTTGTTACCACGGAGAGTGCTCCTGGCTGTTGATTGGTGCCTTGTTGCCAGGAGGCAGAGTCATACAGGAAGTTACCGTCACTAAGGAAGATAGCGCCAGGAAGCAAAGACATTATGGGATGGATTCATGTACAGCAGTAGGCTTCCTCTCCATCTGCACTGATCGTGAAAGACCCGTGCCTTGTGCATCAAGCATGTCAGAGTCCGGGTGCTGAtttttaggatcagttttgagTTTTAAATCAAAATGAATAAGATGGGTGGGGTGGGggctgatcctggatcagcactcatactctgagacgcttgacacatacagacactggacaggggGAAGCAAATACCTGGTAGGTGGAAGTATACACACCACAGTACTCTCACCTATATAGTTCTTTTCAGATTAGTGCAGATAGAACAAACTTAATCCAGATTTCAACTTTCTCTTGAAAGTTATTTTAGTAGAAAACACTAGTATAATCCTCATCATGTCAGCCATAAAAGACCTTAGAGTTATTTATAACTTCTCAGAAATGTCCaaatcaactagcccatgtcagttaacgttttttttagcccatagattttgttgtaatgtttgagtcactcaacacatgaatacacattagacaatgcaaaatatatagaattgcaagaaaacttgctttaaaaacggcaacattttatCTGCACATCCTGACAAAATGAGTACAATTGCTGGAAGTAAGCTTTAACACATGCAAAAAGTTCTCTCCGCCAACAAGatgggtgtgaacagtttgtgtcatgaacagtgctggAAGGGAGGCCTGAGTGAAAAACTTTTGGAACCCCTGCATTAGACCATTTGTTTGTTGAAGAGGAAAAATAGTGGGAGTCTTTGTAAGAGTTGAATGACTTGTGCCACAGCACATCCTCAAGAGGCACTCCACAACATTTCCATAACAACATAGTTGTCACGTAGAAACTGGTAAGGGTAGCCCTGCTGACAAGAGGCGGCCCCTgagtgtgtacgtgcatgtgtgtgtggggctgaGGTTACCCTCCACTCCCTCAACTGAAATCACAGGACGTGATCTCGCTGGTACATGAAACCAGCGCTCCAGCGCCAGCAGCAGCCAATGAGTCCTAGAGCCCAGCCAATAGCGGGAGCAGAGAAAGCCAACCAGAAGACAACTAACGGTTTGTCTGAGGACAATGCGCTCAGCACTCCCTCTCTgagtcattcagtgtgtgtgtgtgtacctgtgcggAGTGGGAGGCAGACCGGGTTTCATGGAGTTGAGGGGGTTCATCGGAGGAACGGGGGATCAACGAGACCCTGACAGGCagcctaagagagagagagaagtattgAAACGGTATGTTGTGTTGTTGCGTTCTTATTTTCGATCGTGTAATTATTCATTATGCCATGTATTATAGTGTTCTTGTTATCAGCAATATCATGTAAATAAAGCTGATCGAATCAACTCATCGCATTGAACTGAAGCAGTGACTTCACCACCATCATAGCCACACACACGCTTACCTTCCTCTTCCCCTTTAGCTTCTGCTCTGTGTGTATCTCggtctgtctgttggtctgtgtgtgagagagcgaaagAGTTAGCCTATTACTGCCCGGCATAATGGTTCTCATAGAAGGGAGGGGCAGGCAGCAGGGTCTAAATTTAGCTCGTTGATTTCTACAGGAATTCAAGAGAACAGCAAATGAGGCGGCTGCCTACACACAGTAATAGCCAGGCTTTTGGGCCCAAAAAATATATGAAGAGCTGATAAATAAAATTGCCACCGCCAATTGCCAGGGAGAAGAAAATAAATCCCATTGCGAAAATAGATTTTTCCCTATTCATTGATtgaaataccagtcgatgtagcgcgagagctgctgctacagtttgTTGCTGCTGGAGTAAAACGTGCTTTTATTAGCCCCATCATTGCGCAACAATTCTAAACGCAATCGCGTGTTAAAAACACTGATGGCCATGATTTAAAAGAGCTACTagttttatttctcaactggtaattgaagctcGCTTCCCATTTGCCATTCAAGTGCTTAGGCAAAGGTAGGCAGGCTTTAGCTCATCACAcaacactttgcaatgagctggaggaaGTATGCATTTACAAAGCATACTTGTTTGAACCTTGAAcgttttactacatattatgaggcatggcttaccttgcttcaaagtagcctagacAAAATACAACCAAACGtgcaggcaattattttatagacTGGAgaatgccattgaaaccagtatagcctatttctctcatgttctattggttttcaaatcaacttccattgtccagtagccaaaggcacaatcctagtcatattagaaACCCATGCTAGTTGTCGCAACTTTAGAGCTCCCCTTTATCCACATTTCTAAACAGATATTTTAATCTCAGTCTCATGAAACCGCTCGCATGGTGCGGTGCGCTTCTGACAATGTTTTCCCGCTAATCGCATTATGGAACTAACATTTATGCGTAGCCAATTTACTGCCTTGTGCCAATACTTGTGCACactgctgcgcttataatgtgaatgaataatagtttatcaacattttaagctaaatgttctgatctgttgcatgagCCTCATTGcttcttacattttttttgtttacttAGCACACTGGTTGTATGAATATGGGCtctatcgtcccacaactgtccgGAGTTTGTTTGAATAGGTTATTTCTTCCTCGCACAGAACAGCAAGCTAACCAATAGAATATATACACGTTTCTACTATGGGGgatggtaggcctacattg
This window harbors:
- the LOC115203789 gene encoding zinc finger MIZ domain-containing protein 2 isoform X3, with translation MNPLNSMKPGLPPTPHSDGNFLYDSASWQQGTNQQPGALSVVTTVWGVTNPSHSQVFGAPMGPGGNSGGHMMQSSGGGGGMSPGMSHQYQSYGDKGYGQPGLYGRPNTAYNQAPPYGQSYSNNGGGGGGMGQRPPSDFTQAAAAAVAAAAATATATATATVAAIQEKQNQELNYGQMGGGPSYSTQFLSHQGPQQGGPRGPPGMSPSGMIQSRPGQHPSMGGMGYPSHPSQGQGQRMPQQHPGYPGGQQQGLKRPYQSEGFPGQQQYGSGGMSPYHGGQPLQYPPGPQQHQPQSPSYHPSQRMPPMGQYQQGPPNPAQYYKEQQYNGQQGNMPPGASGGYNAFTQAAVNAQGSRVMPGYPSSPLGGNPTPPMTPGSMPPYLSPGGPGPDTKPPYLPQGPDVKPNINSLQPPTGNPSDDLRLTFPVRDGVVLEPFRLEHNLAVSNHAFQLRDSVYKTLMMRPDLELQFKCYHHEDRQMNTNWPASVQVQSHLQVSGPCLQVSVNATPLTIERGDNKTSHKPLYLKQVCQPGRNTIQITVTACCCSHLFVLQLVHRPSVRSVLQGLMKKRLLPAEHCVTKIKRNFSSGTIPGTPGLNGEDGVEQTAIKVSLKCPITFRRIQLPARGHDCRHIQCFDLESYLQLNCERGTWRCPVCNKTALLEGLEVDQYMLGILIYIQNSDYEEITIDPVCGWRPVPVKPDIHIKEEADGPVLKRCRTVSPSHMMMPSVMEMIAALGPASPYQGQPPGGRNTPDYNSQAGTGYSSQSGFSDFPNTPGTPTLRDFTSPGPPNIYQQDQMSHSGRMDPSHNALQQQQQHQQGLHGNQSLGSSIGGQMQQRNSNTQNARLQAEGSFGQGGPGGTGVAGGGEGADHALDLLPELTNPDELLSYLGPPDLPSNNNDDLLSLFENN
- the LOC115203789 gene encoding zinc finger MIZ domain-containing protein 2 isoform X4; this translates as MNPLNSMKPGLPPTPHSDGNFLYDSASWQQGTNQQPGALSVVTTVWGVTNPSHSQVFGAPMGPGGNSGGHMMQSSGGGGGMSPGMSHQYQSYGDKGYGQPGLYGRPNTAYNQAPPYGQSYSNNGGGGGGMGQRPPSDFTQAAAAAVAAAAATATATATATVAAIQEKQNQELNYGQMGGGPSYSTQFLSHQGPQQGGPRGPPGMSPSGMIQSRPGQHPSMGGMGYPSHPSQGQGQRMPQQHPGYPGGQQQGLKRPYQSEGFPGQQQYGSGGMSPYHGGQPLQYPPGPQQHQPQSPSYHPSQRMPPMGQYQQGPPNPAQYYKQEQQYNGQQGNMPPGASGGYNAFTQAAVNAQGSRVMPGYPSSPLGGNPTPPMTPGSMPPYLSPGGPGPDTKPPYLPQGPDVKPNINSLQPPTGNPSDDLRLTFPVRDGVVLEPFRLEHNLAVSNHAFQLRDSVYKTLMMRPDLELQFKCYHHEDRQMNTNWPASVQVQSHLQVSGPCLQVSVNATPLTIERGDNKTSHKPLYLKQVCQPGRNTIQITVTACCCSHLFVLQLVHRPSVRSVLQGLMKKRLLPAEHCVTKIKRNFSSGTIPGTPGLNGEDGVEQTAIKVSLKCPITFRRIQLPARGHDCRHIQCFDLESYLQLNCERGTWRCPVCNKTALLEGLEVDQYMLGILIYIQNSDYEEITIDPVCGWRPVPVKPDIHIKEEADGPVLKRCRTVSPSHMMMPSVMEMIAALGPASPYQGQPPGGRNTPDYNSQGTGYSSQSGFSDFPNTPGTPTLRDFTSPGPPNIYQQDQMSHSGRMDPSHNALQQQQQHQQGLHGNQSLGSSIGGQMQQRNSNTQNARLQAEGSFGQGGPGGTGVAGGGEGADHALDLLPELTNPDELLSYLGPPDLPSNNNDDLLSLFENN